The Buttiauxella selenatireducens genome has a window encoding:
- the sthA gene encoding Si-specific NAD(P)(+) transhydrogenase → MSHTYDYDAIVIGSGPGGEGAAMGLVKLGARVAVVERYHNVGGGCTHWGTIPSKALRHAVSRIIEFNQNPLYSDHTHLLRSSFADILNHADSVINQQTRMRQSFYERNRCEMLQGDARFVDEHTISLECHDGSVELITAEKFLIACGSRPYRPSEVDFSHPRVYDSDSILNLHHEPRHVIIYGAGVIGCEYASIFRGMNVKVDLINTRDRLLAFLDQEMSDSLSYHFWNSGVVIRHNEEFEKIEGVEDGVIVSLKSGKKVKADCLLYANGRTGNTDSLSLENIGLEADGRGLLKVNSMYQTAQPHIYAVGDVIGYPSLASAAYDQGRIAAQAMVKGEATAHLIEDIPTGIYTIPEISSVGKTEQQLTSMKVPYEVGRAQFKHLARAQIVGMNVGTLKILFHRETKEILGIHCFGERAAEIIHIGQAIMEQKGGGNTIEYFVNTTFNYPTMAEAYRVAALNGLNRLF, encoded by the coding sequence ATGTCACACACCTACGATTATGACGCAATAGTAATTGGTTCCGGTCCTGGCGGCGAAGGCGCTGCAATGGGGCTGGTGAAACTTGGAGCAAGGGTAGCCGTTGTCGAGCGCTACCATAATGTGGGCGGCGGTTGTACCCACTGGGGAACCATCCCCTCGAAAGCCCTCCGCCACGCAGTCAGCCGCATTATCGAATTTAATCAAAACCCTTTATACAGCGACCACACCCATCTTCTCCGTTCTTCTTTCGCCGACATTCTTAATCACGCCGACAGCGTTATTAACCAACAAACACGCATGCGCCAGAGCTTCTATGAGCGCAACCGCTGCGAGATGTTGCAGGGCGATGCACGTTTTGTCGATGAACACACCATCTCGCTGGAATGCCACGATGGTTCAGTGGAGTTGATCACCGCTGAGAAATTCTTGATAGCTTGCGGCTCGCGGCCTTATCGTCCATCAGAAGTTGATTTCAGCCATCCCCGCGTCTACGACAGCGACTCCATTCTCAATCTGCACCATGAACCGCGCCACGTCATTATTTATGGCGCTGGGGTGATTGGTTGCGAATATGCGTCAATTTTCCGTGGCATGAACGTCAAGGTGGATTTGATTAACACCCGCGATCGCCTGTTGGCGTTTCTCGATCAGGAGATGTCCGACTCGCTCTCTTACCACTTCTGGAATAGCGGCGTCGTCATTCGCCACAACGAAGAGTTCGAGAAAATCGAAGGCGTGGAAGATGGCGTCATTGTTTCGCTGAAGTCCGGCAAAAAAGTGAAAGCTGACTGCCTGCTGTATGCCAACGGACGTACCGGTAATACGGACTCATTGTCACTGGAAAATATCGGGCTGGAAGCAGATGGTCGCGGTCTGTTGAAGGTCAACAGCATGTACCAGACAGCGCAACCGCACATTTATGCCGTGGGCGATGTCATTGGATATCCAAGCCTGGCATCAGCGGCTTACGATCAGGGCCGGATCGCGGCGCAAGCGATGGTTAAAGGCGAAGCGACGGCTCATTTGATTGAAGATATTCCAACCGGTATTTACACCATTCCAGAAATCAGTTCCGTCGGGAAAACTGAACAACAGCTGACCTCGATGAAAGTGCCGTACGAGGTGGGCCGTGCGCAGTTCAAGCACCTGGCTCGCGCGCAAATTGTAGGCATGAATGTGGGTACGCTAAAAATTCTCTTCCATCGCGAGACGAAAGAGATTTTAGGTATTCACTGCTTCGGTGAACGCGCGGCTGAAATTATTCACATCGGCCAGGCGATTATGGAGCAGAAAGGTGGCGGTAACACGATCGAATACTTTGTTAACACCACCTTCAACTACCCGACTATGGCGGAAGCCTATCGGGTTGCGGCACTAAACGGCCTGAACCGCTTGTTTTAA